The Spirochaetales bacterium genome segment TTAGTTCTTTCAGGTACACATAATTTAATTAAATTTGATTCAAATGGTAATCTAATATTCAATATATGGCATGCGAATTTACCAGACGAGGTAATTGCAGGTAATTTCTTTATTTTTAACAACACCGTATTATATTATAACAATAATTTTGATCTACTATTCCTCGATAGCCAGGGCAATACAATGAGCAAGGAAGACACGGATAAGGAAATTACAGCGATGAAAAATGACATTTCAACGGTATCGGGCGGTAATACGCGCGGCGTTACAGTTTCCCTTATCGATACATTTCTCGATAAAAAAATGATCGGGTTTAAAGACGGGATGCTGCTCACCGCGAGATTCAAACCGCACAGGGAATACTTCGAGACACTCAAAAAGGAGTTGAATACGAAAAGCACTACGGTCTTCGAGGACGAATTCGACATCACATCGCTCGGAGTAAAGGACAATGATCTTGATTTCATCGGGTTTGACGATGACGGAAACAGCTATTGGAACGTGGTTCTGGGCATGAAGCCGGAGGACAGGGCGGTCCTTGTCTGCTCGAAATACGGTGAAGCGCTCGACTGTTTTTACAACAGGATCAAGTGGAGCAGGATCGCTGTTGCGCCGGACGGTGAGGTCTATTTCCTTTATTACGACGAAAAGGGGACCCATATTTACAAAACGACGCGGCGGTGGTAATTACATCGGCGTGTTGTTAAATTGATCGGCAATCCGTTAACGGAGGAATCGGAGGCGATGATACCGGTCCTCGAAGCGCGGGGTGTTCATGTGTACTGAACGGAAGCGCCGTCAGGCTTTTTTTAAACTTTATAAGATTTCTGTATGATTAGCATTAAGAAAATTTCTCACAGAGTCCGCAGAGATCACAGAGAAAGAATTTAAATTTTCTTCCTCCGTGTCCTTTGGTGCGCTTTATGAGAGATTCTCTTTTCTCATATAAGTATGCAAAAGGTTTGCCGGGAAACAACCTTCTTTGACACGCCTTGTCTCCGGGACGATGACGGATGCCACCGCATGCTATATGATATGGCCATATAATTTGATATAAGGAAAACGCATGTGGTGCTGGGTATCTGCGGTTCTCTTCCCGCACTCTTTTCCCGGATTGTGAACACGTGTTCACAATCTGTAATATTGGGTTCATAGAAGGTTATCACCGTTCCCTTGCCCGTCATTCTCTTCCCCTGGTCATGTATATAAAAAGACACGGATTCACACGGATTAACACTGATGTATATTCAATCCGTGTAAATCAGTGTTAATCCGTGTCTGATTACTTCAATAAGGATTATTCCATGATCACTTGCCATCCGTTTGTTTTTACTTTGTTCTCTACAATCTCCTTCAACCACATTCCTTCTCAAACGTTATTATCCTGCTTCAACATCCGCCAAGCGTCACTTCCACATACAATCATCTGCGTACATCCGCGTAAGCCGGCTTCCCGAAACCCTTCGTGTCAACATATATTCACGCCCCTAATAGCTGTACTTGAGCTCGATGTAAAACGAATCCTCTTCGTCCAGCATGCCGAAGGTCGTGTACGGGTCGCTGACGATATCGCCGCCTGCGTCCTTTTTCATGCTGAAAAAGAGGTTCGCCCCCGCGCCGATATCGAAGGCGTCCGCGGCCTTGTAGGTGAAGGACGGCCTGAGCATGAAATCCCCGTATTTTTCATCCGTCTCCGCTTCCGTGTAATCCTCGGGGAAATTGTATATGCCCGCGAACGTGGTTTCGAGCAGGTCGTTCATGAAATTCTTCCGTACGATGAGCATCACCGTCGACATGACGGCCCCCTTCTGGTTTCCCACCAGGTGAGAAAACTGCTCCGAGTATCCTTCAATGTAATACTGATCGCTCTGATTTACGGTCAAGACGCCCGCTTTTTTGAAATTCGTCGTGATCTTTTGCGAGAATTGGAGGGTGACGGTGAGGTTGTCGAAGAAGGTGTAGCCTGCGCCGAGGACGTACTGGAGATACGGGTTTTTGACAAAGGCATCGTCCCCCGCAAGGTCATCCGTGATAAAAAAAGCGGCTTCACCCCTGAAGTCGATGTCGAGGACGGGCCACGCGAAGTCGGCCCCGATAATGTGGACCCTGTTGAATGAAAAGTCGAGTGAGGCCGGAAAGCCGAACATGATACCCCCGCCTAAATCCTGCTGCACGATATTTACTTTTACATCCGGAAGGTCGTCCCAGGCGTAAAGATAACTCAACGAGAAATCGATGCCGGGAAGCATGAAACCCGCCCTGAAGCCCGCCTCGAAACTCGCCAATGCCTCCTCATCGGGATAGCTGAAATTGAACGTGACGGCTGAGAGTTCGGGCGGCAGATAGGATGAGAAATCCGGCATTCCCGGGGGGGTGAAGAGCGGTATGAAAACGCCCTCGATCATGAGAAAATCCGTGGGATAGAAATCAAGCCGCAGTGCGTTCACGGGAATGGCCGTGTCCTTCATGTCCGTCGAGGCCATGTTGATGAGTTCGGACAAATCCTTCGGATTGATGTTGTTGGTCGGGTTCAGGCCGTCGGCGGTTCCCCAGGAGACGATCTGGTAGCCCGCCGTCACGTCGAGGCTGTTCAAATAAAGGGAGAGGTACATCTCCCCCGGCCGTATCGAGAGCTTGTCGGCAAAGGCGCCGGGCCCGGCGAGGTCGTCGATTTCGAAATAGAGCGCACCATAGAGTTTCGCAATGCCGCTCGAATAGTCGGCGGCGAGTTGCATTTCCGCCGACAGCTTCTTGTAGTCCCAGTCGTCGTTCCATCCCGAAGGGATCCACACGGAGGATGTGACATATCCCCCGATGGAGGCGTTTTCATCCGAAAACCCCGGAACCGCCGTGACGATCATAAGTGTAAACACTATAAGGATATTTTTTTTCATGCCTTTTTCCCCTTTCACGCGCCGCGTTTCAGATACTGCTGGGTGAAATAGGAATCGTCGGGATTCGTGTTTATTTCGATATGCTTCAATTCCATGATGGTTTTGTGGCTTTTCTTCACGTCTTCCACTTCGATAAGGGTGGGTATCCAGGTATCCGTAAACTCACGAATTTCCTTTATCCGCAAATTCTTGAAATAATTACCGTTGACGTCGAAAAAGACGGCCTGGAGAGGGGTCATTTTTTCCTTGCTGATCCAGTACACGATTCTGCCGTAGCCCGTGTCTTCTTTAACGGCATCGTTAGCCGGGACCGCCTCCACCACGTAACACGCTTCGCCGTCGACGGTTTCGTCTTCGAAGCGGTTGTTGGTGTAATCCTCGGGCGGCCTTTCTTCCATGTCGCTGTATGAAATATCCGAACCCATGAAACTGTCGTTCTTGCCGCTCGATACGATTCTTCTCGTCTTTTTCAGTTCGGGCAGGTACAGCCACATGTCCGTTTCGCCGTTCTCAGATTCGATCATCAGCAGTCCGGTCCCCTCGACGTCCGCCGGGGAAAGAAAGTGCAGTACCGTTTTGTTCAGTTTACCGTCTTCCTTCGATTTGATGGCGATC includes the following:
- a CDS encoding outer membrane lipoprotein-sorting protein, which produces MRKHVPLIVIFLILLSTPICVFAGGEQEAASGDGTQAQFRLTPYTGSDGLEAKQIMEEANSRLLAGDIVADITMTLVNENGSRRVREIAIKSKEDGKLNKTVLHFLSPADVEGTGLLMIESENGETDMWLYLPELKKTRRIVSSGKNDSFMGSDISYSDMEERPPEDYTNNRFEDETVDGEACYVVEAVPANDAVKEDTGYGRIVYWISKEKMTPLQAVFFDVNGNYFKNLRIKEIREFTDTWIPTLIEVEDVKKSHKTIMELKHIEINTNPDDSYFTQQYLKRGA